Proteins encoded within one genomic window of Fibrobacter sp. UWB16:
- a CDS encoding acyl-CoA carboxylase subunit beta, with the protein MWDKSYLEKLSERNAKAQAGGGAARVEKQHSQGKLTARERLEILFDKGTFKEIGAMRLSQSIELPESKRIYGDGVVTGYGKINGRPVYACSQDFTVSGGSLGSAHAKKICHVMDLALDSMVPFISINDGGGARIEEGVSSLDGYSGIFARNTWASGVIPQISVILGPCAGGACYSPAITDFIFMTEKTSQMFITGPAVVKAVTAEVVTPDQLGGAGVHSSKSGVAHFVYKDDKECLEGVRNLLKYLPQSNTDKSVAQAGTIVDKSADIEEIIPDNFKRAYDVRDVLNCFADKDSFLEIQPEFAKNVVIGFIRLDGNVIGVVANQPKYLAGSLDVDASDKAARFVRFCDSFNIPILTLEDVPGYMPGTKQEHNGIIRHGAKLLFAYAEATVPRVTLILRKAYGGAYIAMNSKNLGADCVFALPIAQIAVMGAEGAVDILRRKEIAASAEPAKLREQYISEYEEKYLNPYIAAGNGFIDEVIEPKSVRDRLVSAFENLKNKKKAVLWKKHGNIPL; encoded by the coding sequence ATGTGGGATAAATCGTATTTAGAAAAGTTGAGCGAACGCAACGCCAAGGCTCAGGCCGGTGGCGGCGCCGCTCGTGTAGAAAAGCAGCATTCCCAGGGCAAGCTCACTGCTCGCGAACGCCTTGAAATCCTTTTTGACAAGGGCACGTTCAAGGAAATCGGCGCCATGCGCCTTTCCCAGAGCATCGAACTCCCGGAATCCAAGCGCATTTACGGTGACGGTGTCGTTACAGGTTATGGCAAGATCAATGGCCGCCCGGTTTACGCTTGCTCCCAGGACTTCACGGTGAGCGGCGGTTCTCTCGGTTCCGCACACGCCAAAAAGATCTGCCACGTGATGGACCTCGCCCTTGATTCCATGGTGCCGTTCATCAGCATCAACGATGGCGGTGGCGCCCGTATCGAAGAAGGCGTTAGCTCCCTCGACGGTTACAGTGGCATTTTCGCCCGTAACACTTGGGCAAGCGGCGTGATTCCGCAGATTTCCGTGATTCTCGGACCGTGCGCAGGTGGTGCTTGCTACTCCCCGGCTATTACAGACTTTATCTTCATGACCGAAAAGACGAGCCAGATGTTCATCACGGGCCCGGCTGTCGTGAAGGCTGTGACTGCTGAAGTCGTGACCCCGGACCAGCTCGGTGGCGCAGGCGTTCATTCTTCCAAGTCCGGTGTTGCACACTTCGTGTACAAGGACGACAAGGAATGCCTCGAAGGCGTGCGTAACTTGCTCAAGTACCTCCCGCAGAGCAACACAGACAAGTCTGTCGCTCAGGCCGGTACGATCGTGGACAAGTCCGCCGATATCGAAGAAATCATTCCGGACAACTTCAAGCGCGCTTACGATGTTCGCGACGTGCTCAACTGCTTTGCCGACAAGGATTCCTTCCTCGAAATCCAGCCGGAATTTGCAAAGAACGTTGTCATCGGCTTTATCCGCCTCGACGGTAACGTGATTGGCGTTGTCGCTAACCAGCCGAAGTACCTCGCCGGTTCTTTGGACGTGGACGCTAGCGATAAGGCAGCACGCTTTGTCCGCTTCTGCGACAGCTTCAACATTCCTATCCTTACGCTCGAAGACGTTCCGGGTTACATGCCGGGCACGAAGCAGGAACACAACGGCATTATCCGCCACGGTGCAAAGCTCCTCTTTGCATACGCCGAAGCAACAGTGCCGCGCGTGACACTCATTCTCCGCAAGGCATACGGTGGTGCTTACATCGCCATGAACAGCAAGAACCTCGGTGCAGACTGCGTGTTCGCCCTCCCGATCGCTCAGATCGCCGTTATGGGTGCTGAAGGTGCTGTCGACATTCTCCGCAGAAAGGAAATCGCCGCTTCTGCTGAACCGGCCAAGCTCCGCGAACAGTACATCTCCGAATACGAAGAAAAGTACTTGAACCCGTATATCGCCGCTGGCAACGGATTCATCGACGAAGTCATCGAACCGAAGAGCGTTCGCGACCGCCTTGTTTCCGCCTTCGAAAACTTGAAGAACAAGAAGAAGGCTGTGCTTTGGAAGAAGCACGGAAATATTCCGCTGTAA
- a CDS encoding SDR family NAD(P)-dependent oxidoreductase, giving the protein MKVAIVTGSSKGIGKACALRLARDGYTVVVNYSSSDEAALQTLEQIKAEGGDGMVYKANVAVLAEVKQMVRDVFKAYGRIDVLVNNAGIVRDEYLLMMNPDTLDKCFDLNVKGYFYCAQQVAVKMYKQKSGVIINMSSVSSKFALAGQAVYSATKGAVNSFTQTLAKELGGYGIRVNAVAPGFVATEMIEAIPEETRKGYLEKVPLKRFASADEVANVVSALASDQFAYVTGQVIVLDGGLSL; this is encoded by the coding sequence ATGAAAGTTGCAATCGTTACTGGTTCTTCTAAGGGGATTGGCAAGGCTTGTGCCCTCCGCCTCGCTCGTGACGGCTACACGGTCGTCGTAAACTACTCCAGTTCTGATGAAGCTGCACTCCAGACGCTTGAACAAATTAAGGCCGAAGGTGGCGATGGCATGGTCTACAAGGCTAACGTCGCCGTTCTTGCCGAAGTCAAGCAGATGGTGCGCGATGTTTTCAAGGCTTATGGCCGTATCGACGTGCTCGTGAACAACGCCGGTATCGTCCGTGACGAATATCTTTTGATGATGAACCCGGATACGCTCGACAAGTGCTTTGACTTGAACGTGAAGGGCTACTTCTATTGCGCACAGCAGGTCGCTGTCAAGATGTACAAGCAGAAGTCTGGTGTTATCATCAACATGTCTTCTGTTTCTTCTAAGTTTGCTCTCGCAGGCCAGGCTGTTTATAGCGCTACGAAGGGCGCCGTGAACTCCTTTACGCAGACGCTTGCCAAGGAACTTGGTGGCTATGGCATTCGCGTGAACGCTGTCGCTCCGGGCTTTGTCGCTACAGAAATGATCGAAGCCATCCCGGAAGAAACCCGCAAGGGCTACCTCGAAAAGGTGCCTCTCAAGCGCTTTGCTTCTGCTGATGAAGTTGCAAACGTCGTTTCTGCACTTGCTTCTGACCAGTTCGCCTATGTGACTGGCCAGGTGATCGTTTTGGATGGAGGTCTTTCCCTGTGA
- a CDS encoding inositol monophosphatase family protein → MNTEDFLNVAKELARKAGDLCLELQNNLGDVRYKTVKDVVTIADVSSEKLIVDGLRAAFPTHSIRTEEAGIIEGSDPRYRWIIDPVDGTVNFSRGIPLWGISIALHFEGKPHVAVVNLPKLGELYTAAKGMGAFMNDKQIHVSRESNPTHAIVSNGDFNVGDAAKINAQNSHNFACEAETFERVKCLGSAVIEGCFTACGRIDCFVMTMSYPWDIAAIALLVEEAGGKSTHIDGTPMQFVDAEQVIFTNGLLHDTLVKTLQ, encoded by the coding sequence ATGAATACAGAAGACTTTTTGAATGTCGCAAAGGAACTTGCCCGTAAGGCGGGCGACCTTTGCCTTGAACTCCAGAACAACCTTGGCGATGTCCGCTACAAGACTGTTAAAGACGTTGTGACTATCGCCGATGTATCTAGTGAAAAGCTCATTGTCGATGGGCTCCGTGCCGCATTCCCGACACATTCCATCCGCACCGAAGAAGCGGGCATCATCGAAGGCTCCGATCCGCGCTACCGCTGGATTATCGACCCGGTTGATGGCACGGTGAACTTTAGCCGTGGTATTCCGCTGTGGGGCATTTCGATTGCCTTGCATTTCGAAGGCAAACCGCATGTTGCTGTTGTGAACTTGCCGAAGCTTGGTGAACTCTACACAGCTGCAAAAGGCATGGGTGCGTTCATGAATGACAAACAAATTCATGTGAGCCGAGAATCGAATCCGACACATGCAATTGTTTCGAATGGCGATTTCAACGTAGGCGATGCCGCAAAAATCAATGCGCAGAATTCTCACAATTTTGCATGCGAAGCCGAAACGTTCGAACGCGTGAAGTGCTTGGGCTCTGCAGTGATTGAAGGCTGCTTTACGGCCTGCGGCCGCATCGATTGCTTTGTGATGACCATGAGCTATCCGTGGGACATCGCGGCGATTGCGCTCCTCGTCGAAGAAGCTGGCGGCAAGTCTACACACATTGACGGTACTCCCATGCAGTTCGTCGATGCCGAACAGGTCATCTTTACCAACGGCCTTCTGCACGACACTCTTGTGAAAACTTTGCAATAG
- a CDS encoding acyl carrier protein encodes MANEEIKSKLKAFFMSDLGVDGDVLNYDTPLFGEEIGLDSVDSLEIISFVDDNFGVSMTGVAKENFQSIDTIAAFIEKNKA; translated from the coding sequence ATGGCAAACGAAGAAATCAAGAGCAAACTCAAGGCATTCTTTATGTCCGATCTCGGCGTAGACGGCGATGTCCTGAATTACGATACTCCGCTTTTCGGCGAAGAAATCGGTCTTGACTCCGTGGACTCCCTTGAAATCATCTCCTTCGTCGATGACAACTTCGGCGTTTCTATGACTGGCGTTGCTAAGGAAAACTTCCAGAGCATCGATACCATCGCCGCTTTCATCGAAAAGAACAAGGCTTAA
- a CDS encoding lysophospholipid acyltransferase family protein encodes MIEKAKNIIADLFWKFVLFLVVHGVRTYLLIFYRPKMVFLGKSVTSTDLKQPMVIIANHTSMLDPLMVQSLFFHKRSIVVAKDQVEDPHFHWALSRFKNVIPCDRFNLDTEWALLAKKELEKGNSVIIFPEGKCRYDGLMNEFKTGFAFLARSTGAPVLSVGIDGIYKIGHRTQIVVDEPETIERVKGIPSSKHLAERSEYFRQKVWNLKQRALGQTGAILPVAAETPEEIVPEESK; translated from the coding sequence ATGATTGAGAAAGCGAAAAATATAATTGCTGATTTGTTCTGGAAGTTTGTGCTCTTCCTGGTTGTTCACGGGGTGCGCACTTACTTGTTGATTTTCTATCGCCCTAAGATGGTTTTCTTGGGAAAGTCTGTGACGTCGACGGACTTGAAGCAGCCGATGGTAATCATTGCAAACCACACGAGTATGCTCGATCCGTTGATGGTGCAGTCTTTGTTCTTCCATAAGCGCAGCATTGTTGTAGCCAAGGATCAGGTCGAAGACCCGCATTTTCATTGGGCACTTTCCCGCTTTAAGAACGTCATTCCTTGTGACCGCTTTAACCTCGATACCGAATGGGCGCTCCTTGCAAAGAAGGAACTTGAAAAGGGCAATTCCGTTATTATTTTCCCGGAAGGCAAGTGTCGTTATGATGGACTCATGAACGAGTTCAAGACGGGTTTTGCTTTCCTCGCTCGTAGCACGGGCGCTCCTGTTCTTTCTGTTGGCATTGATGGTATTTATAAGATTGGCCACCGCACGCAGATTGTGGTGGACGAACCCGAAACGATTGAACGCGTCAAGGGGATTCCGTCTTCTAAGCATCTTGCAGAACGCAGTGAATACTTCCGCCAGAAGGTTTGGAATCTCAAGCAGCGCGCTTTAGGACAGACGGGAGCTATTCTCCCTGTCGCTGCCGAAACGCCTGAAGAAATCGTCCCCGAGGAGAGCAAGTAG
- a CDS encoding patatin family protein, translating into MKIGLSLEGGSRQTIFSAGVLDAWLDEGVYFPYISGVSAGCHAAMNFVTRQRGRFRYIIQPTKIQQGRDKAHRIFDGIQKECHALHYNAAYGDMPFDFHLFFGSGVECEFGLTCLETGRSEFFQEYMSEKRLLDIVNASSALPMLFPIAQIDGKHYADGCVTSPIPYQRAFEKGCDKVVVVSTHYPGEIVTDFRKYRVILNPMFKRKYPDFFRALMLRYKRYEKMFAEMEKLEKAGKILIFRPEKEVCDLFATDRNELDESYNMGLEYAKRRMGDLKAFMEI; encoded by the coding sequence GTGAAAATCGGCTTGTCTCTAGAGGGTGGATCTCGCCAGACCATTTTTTCGGCAGGCGTTTTGGACGCTTGGCTGGATGAAGGTGTTTATTTCCCGTATATCTCGGGAGTAAGTGCTGGTTGTCATGCGGCCATGAACTTTGTCACGCGCCAGCGTGGTCGTTTCCGCTACATTATCCAGCCGACAAAAATCCAGCAGGGTAGGGATAAGGCTCATCGCATTTTTGATGGCATCCAGAAGGAATGCCACGCGCTTCATTACAATGCGGCGTATGGCGATATGCCGTTCGATTTTCACCTGTTCTTTGGTTCGGGTGTTGAATGCGAATTTGGCCTGACTTGCTTGGAAACCGGACGTTCGGAATTTTTCCAGGAATACATGAGCGAAAAGCGCTTGCTCGATATCGTGAATGCGAGCAGTGCCCTCCCGATGCTTTTCCCGATTGCCCAGATTGACGGCAAGCATTATGCGGATGGTTGCGTGACCTCTCCGATTCCGTACCAGCGCGCTTTTGAAAAGGGCTGCGACAAGGTCGTTGTGGTCTCGACGCATTACCCTGGCGAAATTGTGACGGATTTCCGCAAGTATCGTGTGATTTTGAACCCAATGTTCAAGCGCAAGTACCCGGATTTCTTCCGTGCGCTCATGTTGCGTTACAAGCGCTACGAAAAAATGTTTGCCGAGATGGAAAAGCTTGAAAAGGCTGGCAAGATTTTGATTTTCCGCCCGGAAAAAGAAGTTTGCGACCTGTTTGCAACGGATCGTAATGAACTTGACGAATCCTACAACATGGGACTTGAATACGCCAAGCGCCGCATGGGCGACCTCAAAGCCTTCATGGAAATCTAG
- the fabD gene encoding ACP S-malonyltransferase — MISYVFPGQGSQFPGMGKDLFESNADVKSMFLKANEILGFNITDVMFNGTAEDLKQTKVTQPAVFLLSVAMAKVQGGKPDMAAGHSLGEFSALTATGAITFEAGLKLVAKRAEAMQKACELRPGTMAAVLGGSDELVEEACAQVKDAAVVPANFNSPGQVVISGEKAGIDQVAAYLTGKVKRVVPLQVGGAFHSPLMESARAELAKAIEETEFSTPVCPVYQNVDAKPHTDPNEIKANLLTQLTSPVRWTQTVKNMIADGATEFKELGPGEVLTNLIKRIQK; from the coding sequence ATGATTTCATACGTATTTCCCGGTCAGGGTTCTCAGTTCCCAGGAATGGGCAAAGATTTATTCGAATCGAACGCCGACGTAAAGTCGATGTTCCTCAAGGCAAACGAAATTCTCGGCTTCAACATCACTGACGTGATGTTCAATGGCACCGCAGAAGACCTCAAGCAGACGAAAGTCACGCAGCCGGCAGTGTTCCTGCTCTCTGTTGCTATGGCAAAGGTCCAGGGTGGTAAGCCGGATATGGCCGCAGGTCACTCGCTCGGCGAATTCTCTGCACTCACGGCCACGGGCGCCATCACTTTTGAAGCAGGCCTCAAGCTCGTTGCAAAGCGTGCCGAAGCTATGCAGAAGGCTTGCGAACTCCGCCCGGGTACGATGGCCGCTGTTCTCGGCGGTTCTGATGAACTCGTCGAAGAAGCTTGCGCACAGGTCAAGGACGCAGCAGTTGTTCCGGCAAACTTCAACAGCCCGGGACAGGTCGTTATTTCTGGCGAAAAGGCCGGTATCGATCAAGTCGCAGCATACCTCACCGGTAAGGTGAAGCGCGTCGTACCGCTGCAGGTCGGTGGTGCATTCCACTCACCGCTCATGGAAAGCGCCCGTGCAGAACTTGCAAAGGCTATCGAAGAAACTGAATTTTCGACTCCGGTCTGCCCGGTCTACCAGAACGTAGATGCCAAGCCGCACACGGATCCGAACGAAATTAAGGCAAACCTTCTCACTCAGCTCACCTCCCCCGTCCGCTGGACACAGACGGTCAAGAACATGATTGCAGATGGTGCCACAGAATTTAAGGAACTTGGCCCCGGCGAAGTTCTTACCAACCTTATCAAGCGCATTCAGAAGTAA
- a CDS encoding beta-ketoacyl-[acyl-carrier-protein] synthase family protein — protein MTSNNRRCVVSGLGVICAVGNNVEETWKNALNSVSGIHKTTSLDTKNCYADLAAEVNCDTLDDIECPDEKDRASKLCIKAMKEALNDAGLGDFADSSRVSVIIGSCVGGVLSIEQYHRHGKNVNEIPKMPIAAIASQVAEACHAGGIVTNVGNACAAGTISIALACDLIRAGKADVVIAGGSDSFASVPYSGFLSLHALDENGCSPFNHCNGITLGEGAGIVIVESLEHAEKRNAKRYCEVLGAGVTSDAHHITAPREDGVCLLEAMDRAVRNSGIKKSDIGYLNAHGTGTGKNDNAEINAFHKFFDEENPTLSVSSTKVMTGHCLGAAGAIEAVFSIKALTTNTVLPTLHYSAEDSEALKAKVGTMDYVQNTPRAKELECVMSNNVAFGGTNASIVFSKKPGDVQSQVAKDKKIAVTGIGIVSPIGNSKEIYLDAVKNGKLPESASVCSTVTNDDYKELGIKMAFYRKLDNLGQLQTVSGMRALKDANFTVTEDNAKQIGIIVGTSEGGLGATYDFEELIAEAGNAGGSAFKFPHTVYNAAGGYLSILSGIKGYGVTITTGPLSGLDSIGYSMNVIHDGQEDAMMATGTDENLPIITELCQKMNVAADKVVEPYSNSNGFVVGDGSVSIIMETEEYAKSRGAKVYCYALGYGNGRKNVKFGHISGSDEALDLAIKDALNDAGVSIDEIDAVCGFANGFKKIDDIEKGAYARVFGDKLASLPLFQVKERVGEGRAASATLAAAEAALMLGGELAEENAYFIANGEVSKKKVATAGFKKILVTSFATGGSYSAVVLGK, from the coding sequence ATGACTTCTAATAATCGTCGCTGTGTTGTTTCTGGCCTTGGCGTTATCTGCGCTGTAGGCAACAATGTTGAAGAAACCTGGAAAAACGCCCTGAATTCCGTCTCCGGTATTCACAAGACCACTTCTCTCGATACCAAGAACTGCTATGCAGACTTGGCTGCCGAAGTGAACTGTGATACGCTGGACGATATCGAATGCCCGGACGAAAAAGACCGCGCCTCCAAGCTCTGCATCAAGGCTATGAAAGAAGCCCTGAACGATGCTGGTCTCGGTGACTTTGCCGATAGCAGCCGCGTAAGCGTCATTATCGGTAGCTGCGTGGGTGGAGTCCTCAGCATTGAACAGTACCACCGCCACGGTAAGAACGTCAACGAAATTCCGAAGATGCCCATTGCTGCAATCGCCTCCCAGGTGGCCGAAGCTTGCCATGCGGGCGGCATTGTCACAAACGTGGGCAACGCTTGCGCTGCCGGTACGATTTCCATTGCTCTTGCTTGCGACCTTATCCGCGCTGGCAAGGCTGATGTCGTGATCGCCGGTGGCTCCGACTCCTTTGCTTCTGTTCCGTACTCTGGCTTCCTTTCTCTCCATGCTTTGGATGAAAACGGTTGCTCTCCGTTCAACCACTGCAACGGCATCACCCTCGGTGAAGGCGCTGGCATCGTGATTGTCGAATCTCTGGAACATGCCGAAAAGCGTAACGCCAAGCGTTATTGCGAAGTTCTCGGCGCAGGCGTCACAAGCGACGCTCACCACATTACGGCTCCTCGCGAAGATGGCGTCTGCCTCCTCGAAGCGATGGACCGCGCTGTCAGGAATTCTGGCATTAAGAAGTCTGACATCGGTTACCTGAACGCTCACGGTACGGGTACGGGCAAGAACGACAATGCAGAAATCAATGCATTCCACAAGTTCTTCGACGAAGAAAATCCGACCTTGAGTGTCAGTTCGACCAAGGTAATGACGGGTCACTGCCTCGGCGCTGCCGGTGCAATCGAAGCCGTGTTCAGCATCAAGGCTCTCACGACGAATACCGTTTTGCCGACGCTCCATTACTCTGCCGAAGATTCCGAAGCCCTCAAGGCCAAGGTTGGCACGATGGACTACGTGCAGAACACCCCGCGTGCTAAGGAACTCGAATGCGTCATGAGCAACAACGTCGCTTTCGGCGGCACGAACGCAAGTATCGTGTTCAGCAAGAAACCGGGCGATGTGCAGAGCCAGGTCGCTAAGGATAAGAAGATTGCTGTGACAGGTATTGGCATTGTTAGCCCGATCGGTAACAGCAAGGAAATTTACCTTGACGCCGTCAAGAACGGTAAGCTCCCGGAATCCGCTTCCGTTTGCTCGACCGTTACGAACGACGACTACAAGGAACTCGGCATCAAGATGGCCTTCTACCGCAAGCTCGACAATCTGGGACAGCTCCAGACCGTGTCTGGCATGCGCGCCCTCAAGGATGCAAACTTTACGGTCACTGAAGATAATGCCAAGCAGATCGGTATCATCGTGGGTACCAGCGAAGGCGGCCTCGGTGCCACTTACGATTTCGAGGAACTCATTGCCGAAGCCGGTAATGCTGGCGGTAGCGCCTTCAAGTTCCCTCACACAGTTTATAATGCCGCCGGTGGCTACCTCTCGATTCTCTCTGGAATCAAGGGCTACGGCGTCACCATCACGACGGGTCCGCTCTCCGGTCTCGATAGCATCGGCTACTCCATGAACGTCATCCACGATGGTCAGGAAGATGCCATGATGGCTACGGGTACGGACGAAAACCTCCCGATCATCACCGAACTCTGCCAGAAGATGAACGTCGCCGCCGACAAGGTGGTGGAACCGTATTCCAACTCCAATGGCTTTGTGGTGGGCGATGGCTCTGTTTCTATCATCATGGAAACTGAAGAATACGCCAAGTCCCGTGGTGCAAAGGTTTACTGCTACGCCCTTGGTTACGGCAATGGCCGCAAAAACGTGAAGTTCGGCCACATCTCCGGTTCTGACGAAGCTCTTGACCTTGCTATCAAGGATGCTCTCAACGATGCTGGCGTCAGCATTGACGAAATTGACGCTGTCTGCGGTTTTGCAAACGGCTTCAAGAAGATTGACGATATCGAAAAGGGTGCATACGCACGCGTGTTTGGCGACAAGCTCGCAAGTCTCCCGCTCTTCCAGGTGAAGGAACGCGTGGGCGAAGGCCGTGCCGCTTCCGCGACACTCGCCGCTGCCGAAGCTGCTCTCATGCTCGGTGGTGAACTTGCCGAAGAAAACGCCTACTTTATCGCAAATGGCGAAGTGTCCAAGAAGAAGGTCGCAACAGCGGGCTTCAAGAAGATCTTGGTCACGTCCTTTGCTACGGGCGGTTCTTACAGCGCCGTCGTGCTCGGTAAATAA
- the fabZ gene encoding 3-hydroxyacyl-ACP dehydratase FabZ, with protein sequence MNIYQISEKIAQRPPFQMIEKVTELVPNESATGIKNVSVNEPYFMGHFPGTPIMPGVLICEACAQLCSLVIEKPAEDLEKNLYVLLKIDGFKFVKPVIPGDQLEISVNKTKGGGVIVGFDCVVKVNGNVHAKGSLTFTSIPKESLGK encoded by the coding sequence ATGAACATTTACCAGATCAGCGAAAAGATTGCCCAGCGTCCGCCGTTCCAGATGATCGAAAAGGTCACGGAACTCGTTCCGAACGAATCTGCAACGGGCATCAAGAATGTCTCTGTAAACGAACCGTACTTCATGGGCCACTTCCCGGGCACCCCGATTATGCCGGGCGTCCTCATTTGCGAAGCCTGCGCCCAGCTCTGCTCTCTCGTTATCGAGAAGCCGGCCGAAGACCTTGAAAAGAACTTGTACGTTCTTTTGAAGATTGACGGTTTCAAGTTCGTGAAGCCCGTGATTCCGGGCGACCAGCTCGAAATCTCCGTCAACAAGACGAAGGGCGGTGGAGTCATCGTCGGCTTTGACTGCGTTGTCAAGGTGAACGGCAATGTCCACGCCAAGGGCTCGTTGACGTTTACGAGCATCCCCAAAGAATCTCTGGGCAAATAA
- the gdhA gene encoding NADP-specific glutamate dehydrogenase, which translates to MAIKNAYLQKVYDKVVARDPDQALFHQAVREFLESLDPVLEQDKSWETNGVIDRLVEPERVITFRVPWLDDKGNVQVNRGYRVQFNSAIGPYKGGIRLRNEVTLSMLKFLGFEQIFKNSLTTLPMGGGKGGSDFDPKGKSDNEVMRFCQSFMTELCKHVGADTDVPAGDQGTGAREIGYMFGQYKRIRNEFVGVLTGKGLSYGGSLARTEATGYGLCYFTREMLKDLANDSFEGKTVVISGSGNVAQFACQKATQLGAKVVTVSDSNGYIYDPNGINLDVVLDLKNNKRARISEYAKLVPGSEYHEGSKGVWTVKCDIALPCATQNELDLEGAKALIANGVKAVAEGANMPSTPEAIEAFQKAGVLFGPAKAANAGGVATSGLEMSQNSERLSWTFEEVDKKLEGIMKSIYAAASSAAVKYGQKGNLVMGANIAGFLKVADAMKWQGAV; encoded by the coding sequence ATGGCAATCAAGAATGCTTACCTTCAGAAGGTTTATGACAAGGTCGTCGCCCGTGACCCGGACCAGGCCCTCTTCCACCAGGCTGTCCGCGAATTCCTCGAATCCCTCGACCCGGTCCTCGAACAGGACAAGTCTTGGGAAACTAACGGCGTGATCGACCGCCTCGTCGAACCGGAACGCGTGATCACTTTCCGCGTACCTTGGCTCGATGACAAGGGTAACGTTCAGGTCAACCGTGGCTACCGCGTGCAGTTCAACTCCGCCATCGGCCCGTACAAGGGCGGTATCCGTCTCCGTAATGAAGTGACGCTTTCCATGCTCAAGTTCCTCGGCTTCGAACAGATCTTCAAGAACAGCTTGACCACGCTCCCCATGGGCGGCGGCAAGGGCGGTTCCGACTTCGATCCTAAGGGCAAGAGCGACAACGAAGTGATGCGTTTCTGCCAGTCCTTCATGACTGAACTCTGCAAGCACGTCGGTGCCGACACGGACGTTCCGGCTGGTGACCAGGGTACTGGCGCTCGCGAAATCGGTTACATGTTCGGTCAGTACAAGCGCATCCGCAACGAATTTGTGGGCGTTCTCACGGGTAAGGGCCTCTCCTATGGTGGTTCTCTCGCTCGTACCGAAGCTACTGGTTACGGCCTCTGCTACTTCACTCGCGAAATGCTCAAGGACCTCGCTAACGACTCCTTCGAAGGCAAGACTGTCGTGATCTCTGGTTCTGGTAACGTTGCTCAGTTCGCTTGCCAGAAGGCAACGCAGCTCGGTGCTAAGGTTGTTACCGTTTCTGACTCCAACGGCTACATCTACGACCCGAACGGCATCAACCTCGACGTCGTTCTCGACCTCAAGAACAACAAGCGCGCTCGTATCAGCGAATACGCTAAGCTTGTTCCGGGTTCTGAATACCACGAAGGTTCTAAGGGCGTTTGGACGGTCAAGTGCGACATCGCTCTTCCGTGCGCAACTCAGAACGAACTCGATCTCGAAGGTGCAAAGGCTCTTATCGCTAACGGCGTGAAGGCTGTTGCTGAAGGTGCTAACATGCCGTCTACTCCGGAAGCTATCGAAGCATTCCAGAAGGCTGGCGTTCTCTTTGGACCTGCCAAGGCTGCTAACGCTGGTGGCGTTGCTACCTCCGGCCTCGAAATGTCTCAGAACTCCGAACGTCTCTCTTGGACCTTCGAAGAAGTGGACAAGAAGCTCGAAGGCATCATGAAGAGCATCTACGCCGCTGCTTCCTCTGCCGCTGTCAAGTACGGCCAGAAGGGCAACCTCGTGATGGGTGCAAACATCGCTGGCTTCCTCAAGGTTGCCGATGCCATGAAGTGGCAGGGTGCTGTGTAA